The following coding sequences are from one Candidatus Obscuribacterales bacterium window:
- the mltG gene encoding endolytic transglycosylase MltG: FEAEGLFSADEFIAASQAVPYDAYPWLPRGLPHVEGFLYPDTYELAYPLTAEMVIRQMLDRFETVALPIYQQSSQSSYTILEWVTLSSIVEKEAVVAQERPLIASVFAKRLREDIPLGADPTVEYGLGIQQTPEQPLTLAEVRTPSPYNTYINPGLPPTPISSPGLASLEVSLDPADTEYLYFVARYDGTHVFSRTLEEHESAQGRIRDEVDGDRSSSADRVN, translated from the coding sequence TTTTGAGGCAGAGGGGCTATTTTCTGCCGATGAGTTTATTGCAGCCAGCCAAGCAGTTCCCTACGATGCCTACCCATGGCTGCCTAGGGGGCTACCCCACGTCGAAGGGTTTCTCTATCCCGATACCTACGAACTTGCCTACCCTCTGACCGCAGAGATGGTTATCCGTCAAATGCTTGACCGCTTTGAGACGGTGGCGCTCCCCATCTATCAACAGTCCTCTCAATCCTCCTATACGATCCTGGAATGGGTCACCCTATCAAGTATTGTGGAAAAAGAGGCCGTGGTAGCCCAAGAGCGTCCTCTCATTGCCAGTGTTTTTGCAAAGCGCCTGCGAGAAGACATACCCCTCGGTGCAGATCCGACCGTGGAATATGGCCTGGGCATTCAACAAACCCCCGAACAACCCTTGACCTTGGCTGAGGTGAGGACACCCTCTCCCTACAATACCTATATCAATCCAGGTCTACCTCCAACCCCTATTTCTAGTCCAGGTTTGGCTAGCCTAGAGGTCTCCTTAGATCCAGCCGATACCGAGTACCTGTACTTTGTAGCTCGCTATGATGGAACCCACGTGTTTAGCCGTACCTTAGAAGAGCATGAGTCTGCGCAAGGTCGTATTCGTGATGAAGTCGATGGCGATCGCTCGTCTAGTGCGGATCGGGTGAATTGA
- a CDS encoding YqeG family HAD IIIA-type phosphatase — translation MSKFLQPDLVLGSSVLDLTPEIIQRYGLRGLVLDVDETLVPISTADIPDDIYQWIEGLKPIVSLWLVSNNLSQTRISRIAQALDVPYILGARKPSRRKLRQAVAAMDIPVHQVGMVGDRLFTDVLAGNRLGMFTILVEPMVSPTQTRRCYPVRALEVWLSQLLGASLSVHQSMQQNDTQRNRNT, via the coding sequence TTGAGCAAGTTTCTACAGCCCGATTTAGTGCTGGGCAGTTCAGTACTCGACTTAACGCCAGAGATCATTCAGCGCTATGGGCTGCGTGGGTTAGTGCTGGATGTAGATGAGACACTGGTACCGATTTCCACCGCTGATATTCCCGATGACATTTATCAGTGGATTGAAGGGCTTAAGCCCATTGTATCGTTATGGCTTGTGAGCAATAACTTGAGCCAAACGCGAATTAGTCGGATCGCTCAAGCGCTAGATGTGCCCTATATTTTGGGGGCACGCAAACCATCTCGCCGTAAACTCCGTCAGGCCGTGGCGGCGATGGATATTCCGGTACATCAGGTGGGCATGGTAGGCGATCGCCTATTTACAGATGTGCTAGCCGGGAATCGCTTGGGCATGTTTACGATCTTAGTCGAGCCCATGGTTTCACCCACCCAAACGCGCCGCTGCTATCCTGTGCGTGCTTTGGAAGTGTGGCTGTCTCAACTTTTAGGGGCCTCTCTCTCCGTCCATCAGTCGATGCAACAAAACGATACGCAACGTAATCGGAACACATAG
- a CDS encoding glutaredoxin family protein yields the protein MTSSFTDPMHLILYSKPGCHLCEGLQEKLAQVTAVAIALEVRDITTQDDWFQAYQYEIPILMWVLPDEAVLPEGVDKGSALRLPRLSPRASIAQVEQMLQTYQRRHQPE from the coding sequence ATGACGTCATCGTTCACCGACCCTATGCATCTAATCTTGTACAGCAAACCTGGATGCCATCTTTGTGAAGGATTGCAGGAAAAGTTAGCCCAAGTAACTGCTGTGGCGATCGCCCTAGAGGTTCGAGACATCACCACCCAGGATGACTGGTTTCAAGCCTATCAATATGAGATTCCCATCTTGATGTGGGTACTGCCTGATGAGGCAGTCTTGCCGGAGGGCGTGGACAAAGGCAGTGCGCTGCGCTTACCGCGTCTCTCACCTCGGGCCAGCATTGCTCAAGTGGAGCAAATGCTACAGACATATCAGCGTCGTCATCAGCCAGAATAG
- a CDS encoding UDP-N-acetylmuramoyl-L-alanyl-D-glutamate--2,6-diaminopimelate ligase — translation MKLRELLATVIQETDLPHHPALDQDVTGLSTNSHACQPGHVFLGMPGTRVDGGEFWRGAIAAGAIAALVSPAAAQKPLPDGEYPAAVAEGCVVPMDDMPKVCAQLAAAFYGQPARSLHLVGVTGTNGKTTTTHLIEYLLGDYPTALLGTLYARWPGHQETAVHTTPFALELQRQLAAAVSAGSQFGVMEVSSHALAQGRVMGCSFEVAVFTNLTQDHLDFHKDLDDYFNAKALLFTPDYLTGRAVVNWDDPYGRQLCDRLPAERLWTYSTQDAIADLWTSDLVYGVDGVSGQLHTPKGAIAFRSPLVGQFNLANLLAAVGAALQLGVDLAAIAQRLPTFAGVPGRMEQVQIHKKQDISVIVDYAHTPDSLENLLKAARPFIRGQMICVFGCGGDRDRTKRPQMGAIAARLSDVAIVTSDNPRTEDPARILDDIVAGIAPEAEPLVIGDRAEAIRTAILQAKPGDGVLIAGKGHEDYQILGTEKVHFDDREQARDALMARYA, via the coding sequence ATGAAATTGCGTGAACTCTTAGCAACGGTGATCCAGGAAACGGATCTTCCCCATCATCCAGCGTTGGATCAAGATGTAACAGGGCTTTCAACCAATTCCCATGCCTGCCAGCCGGGGCATGTGTTTTTGGGAATGCCGGGAACGCGGGTGGATGGGGGCGAGTTTTGGCGCGGGGCGATCGCAGCGGGAGCGATCGCCGCCTTAGTGTCTCCAGCCGCCGCCCAGAAGCCTTTGCCGGATGGGGAGTATCCAGCGGCGGTGGCAGAGGGCTGTGTGGTTCCTATGGACGATATGCCAAAGGTCTGTGCTCAACTTGCAGCTGCTTTCTATGGACAGCCGGCGCGATCGCTCCACTTAGTAGGGGTGACGGGCACCAATGGCAAGACGACCACCACCCATTTGATTGAATATCTGCTGGGCGACTATCCTACGGCGCTCTTGGGCACCCTCTATGCCCGTTGGCCAGGGCATCAGGAAACGGCGGTGCATACGACACCCTTTGCTTTGGAACTCCAGCGGCAGTTAGCAGCGGCGGTGAGCGCCGGCAGTCAGTTTGGTGTCATGGAAGTCAGTTCCCACGCTCTAGCCCAAGGACGGGTGATGGGCTGTAGCTTTGAGGTGGCGGTGTTCACCAACTTGACCCAAGACCACCTAGATTTCCACAAGGATTTAGACGATTACTTTAACGCCAAGGCGCTGCTCTTTACGCCAGATTATCTGACAGGGCGAGCTGTGGTGAATTGGGATGATCCCTATGGTCGGCAACTCTGCGATCGCTTGCCGGCAGAGCGGCTGTGGACCTATAGCACCCAGGATGCAATCGCGGATTTATGGACAAGTGATTTGGTCTATGGCGTAGATGGGGTATCGGGACAGCTGCATACGCCTAAGGGCGCGATCGCGTTTCGTTCGCCGCTGGTGGGGCAATTTAACTTAGCCAATCTCTTGGCTGCTGTCGGAGCAGCGCTGCAATTGGGTGTAGATCTAGCAGCGATCGCCCAGCGCCTACCAACGTTTGCGGGCGTGCCGGGGCGTATGGAACAGGTGCAGATTCATAAAAAGCAAGATATTAGCGTCATTGTGGACTATGCCCATACGCCAGACAGCCTGGAAAACCTACTGAAGGCGGCCCGGCCGTTCATTCGGGGACAGATGATCTGTGTGTTTGGCTGTGGAGGCGATCGCGATCGCACCAAGCGACCGCAGATGGGCGCTATTGCAGCCCGCTTGTCCGACGTAGCGATCGTCACGTCAGATAACCCGCGCACTGAAGATCCAGCCCGAATCCTAGACGATATTGTGGCGGGCATTGCACCGGAAGCAGAGCCGCTGGTGATTGGCGATCGGGCTGAGGCGATTCGCACCGCCATCCTGCAGGCTAAGCCAGGAGATGGGGTATTAATTGCCGGGAAGGGGCACGAAGACTATCAAATTCTGGGCACAGAGAAGGTGCATTTTGATGATCGTGAACAGGCCCGAGATGCCTTAATGGCCCGCTACGCCTAA
- a CDS encoding DUF2949 domain-containing protein: MTPQTYTRLVQFLEEELSLSSSAISIALRHCEQDPGPLPMILWKYGLITLEQLDRIFDWMETA; the protein is encoded by the coding sequence ATGACCCCACAGACTTACACCCGACTCGTCCAATTCCTAGAAGAGGAGTTATCTCTTTCCTCCTCAGCTATTTCCATTGCCCTACGCCATTGCGAACAAGATCCGGGGCCCTTGCCGATGATCCTCTGGAAATATGGCTTGATTACTTTGGAACAGCTTGATCGAATTTTTGACTGGATGGAAACAGCCTAA
- the tsaB gene encoding tRNA (adenosine(37)-N6)-threonylcarbamoyltransferase complex dimerization subunit type 1 TsaB: MTPASPSYALAIHTSSPDLGFAIASLSDLSSSDPSSSDLSSSVPSRSNLGSDRRSQVWPLGRDISSQLHLYLQTFIQPQTWAELAYLAVAIGPGSFTGTRIGVVTARTLAQQLNIPLFGISTLGAIAWHTATSLYSPDQFAALDHPLHIAVHMAARRQEVYGAIYTIQRSPQNGQATLVALVPDTVFSQAGWQTYLAAHPKPDHEVEAIDGLGESVVSILTLANLAWQQGQRPDWSAVLPTYGQSPV; encoded by the coding sequence ATGACCCCTGCATCCCCATCTTACGCCTTAGCCATTCATACCTCCAGTCCTGATCTAGGATTTGCCATAGCCTCTCTCTCAGATTTATCCAGTTCAGACCCATCCAGTTCAGATCTATCTAGCTCAGTTCCATCTAGATCCAATCTGGGCAGCGATCGCCGCTCTCAAGTCTGGCCTCTCGGGCGAGACATTTCCAGCCAGCTCCACCTTTATCTCCAGACTTTTATTCAACCTCAAACGTGGGCAGAGTTGGCCTATCTTGCCGTTGCCATTGGCCCCGGTAGTTTCACCGGCACTCGCATCGGCGTGGTCACCGCCCGCACCCTGGCCCAGCAGCTCAACATTCCTCTTTTCGGCATCTCCACCCTAGGAGCGATCGCTTGGCACACCGCCACATCACTCTATTCACCAGATCAGTTCGCTGCTTTAGACCATCCCCTGCACATCGCCGTTCACATGGCCGCCCGTCGTCAAGAAGTCTACGGCGCAATCTACACCATCCAGCGATCGCCCCAAAATGGCCAAGCTACCCTAGTCGCCTTAGTGCCCGATACCGTATTTTCTCAAGCAGGCTGGCAAACCTACCTGGCTGCCCATCCCAAACCCGATCATGAGGTCGAAGCGATCGATGGGTTAGGGGAGTCCGTAGTATCAATCTTGACATTAGCAAACTTAGCATGGCAGCAAGGTCAACGCCCCGACTGGTCAGCGGTTCTACCCACCTACGGGCAAAGCCCAGTCTAA